Proteins encoded in a region of the Mycoplasma mobile 163K genome:
- a CDS encoding APC family permease encodes MNQSSFKKTSKIKDNKFTNKQYFFYAINHIIGFGFIATISGVLNLGSFGILVFAIAAFISFVVALVFSRAAQAFPDTVGGSYAYAKKAFGRKMAFLNGWNQYMQGPLLSASAPLFLANILISFDPDNVIIYSSVSILIFVLLNIIATLGINFSKKFLFSFASIKWAIIAIAFFIVIVIAFINRSFAENIQTTRAVGAAVIFGSVVSFLFAFGGFGAITAISKDTKTQNFRKLLMFVFYIVLIFYFLFYIFFLGINTSPLINSDPFARIYIIAFGTTGLVLFTIGLFFNQSSARISATIAIGRGLSPLAADGFFPHYLSKKNSKNEYKNAIYFSATLSIISMIFLNIIPRVLNLQDSFNNILQIGTLGFLLQYILTTWTVLVLKYKKLINKIPLWELLVYYLGLIIMITVFVVVLIPPTVGAPWTLAETIKTPTFIFALSLGFVVWYFTSLDKKRAKKYHLKGFNSALNYNFQIPKYNTFKIWNLFLVILMNLLLPVLGTIIYLFIVYDKKRMHNFYLQGIENKSLDFYSES; translated from the coding sequence ATGAATCAATCTAGTTTTAAAAAAACATCTAAAATAAAAGACAATAAATTTACAAATAAACAATATTTTTTCTATGCAATAAATCATATTATTGGTTTTGGTTTTATAGCAACAATTTCAGGGGTGTTAAATCTTGGAAGTTTTGGTATTTTGGTTTTTGCAATAGCAGCCTTTATTTCGTTTGTTGTAGCTTTAGTATTTTCAAGAGCAGCTCAAGCTTTCCCAGATACTGTAGGCGGATCTTATGCTTATGCAAAAAAAGCATTTGGAAGAAAAATGGCTTTTTTAAATGGTTGAAATCAATATATGCAAGGTCCTTTACTTTCTGCTTCAGCGCCATTATTTTTAGCAAATATTTTAATTTCTTTTGATCCAGATAATGTAATAATTTATTCTTCTGTTTCTATTTTAATTTTTGTTTTGCTAAATATTATTGCAACATTAGGTATTAATTTTTCGAAAAAATTTCTTTTTTCTTTTGCTTCAATTAAATGAGCAATTATTGCAATAGCTTTTTTTATAGTCATTGTGATTGCATTTATAAATAGAAGTTTTGCAGAAAATATCCAAACAACTAGAGCAGTGGGTGCTGCAGTAATTTTTGGAAGTGTAGTTTCATTTTTATTTGCTTTTGGTGGTTTTGGAGCAATTACAGCAATTTCTAAAGATACTAAAACTCAAAATTTTAGAAAATTATTAATGTTTGTTTTTTATATTGTTTTGATTTTTTACTTTCTTTTTTATATTTTCTTTTTAGGAATAAATACAAGCCCTTTAATCAACTCAGATCCTTTTGCAAGAATTTATATCATTGCTTTTGGAACAACAGGATTAGTTTTATTTACAATAGGTTTATTTTTTAATCAATCTTCTGCAAGAATTAGTGCAACTATAGCAATAGGTAGAGGTTTATCACCTTTAGCAGCTGATGGCTTTTTTCCTCATTATTTAAGTAAAAAAAATTCTAAAAATGAATATAAAAATGCGATTTATTTTTCAGCAACACTATCAATTATTTCAATGATTTTTTTAAATATTATTCCAAGGGTTCTTAATTTACAAGATTCTTTTAATAATATTCTTCAAATTGGAACACTAGGTTTTTTACTTCAATATATTCTTACAACTTGAACAGTTTTAGTTTTAAAATATAAAAAACTTATTAATAAAATCCCTTTATGAGAGTTATTGGTCTATTATTTAGGTTTAATAATAATGATTACTGTTTTCGTTGTTGTGTTAATTCCGCCAACAGTTGGAGCTCCTTGAACTTTAGCAGAAACAATAAAAACTCCAACTTTTATTTTTGCTTTATCTTTAGGTTTTGTTGTTTGATATTTTACAAGTCTTGATAAAAAAAGAGCAAAAAAATATCACTTAAAAGGATTTAATTCTGCTTTAAATTATAATTTCCAGATTCCTAAATACAACACTTTTAAAATTTGAAATTTATTTCTAGTTATTTTAATGAATCTTTTACTACCAGTTTTAGGAACAATAATCTATTTATTTATAGTTTATGACAAAAAAAGAATGCATAATTTTTATTTACAAGGAATTGAAAATAAATCTCTAGATTTTTATTCAGAATCATAA
- the atpA gene encoding F0F1 ATP synthase subunit alpha gives MSIKASDISSIIKQQIKDFNVTSDKKEIGEILTVGDGIAYVSGLENARLGELVVFENENYGLVLNLEEYAVGVAIMDGSNDLIEGQKVRRTGKVISVKVGDQLIGRVLNGLGEPIDGLGQITSTKTRKIFQIAPGVMTRKEVNVPLDTGIITIDSMIPIGRGQRELIIGDRQTGKTAIAMDTIINQKDKDVLCIYVAIGQKNSSIAQIVQKLKDHDAMKYTTVINSSASELAPLQYIAPYTGVTIAEEWMANGKDVLIVYDDLSKHAIAYRTLSLLLRRPPGREAFPGDVFYLHSQLLERAARVTKEFGGGSITALPIVETQSGDISAYIPTNIISITDGQIFTIESLFKSGQRPAIDIGFSVSRVGSAAQIPAIKSFASSLKLELAQYNEVKAFAQFGSDLDETTTNILKHGQKIYEILKQSQYSPISQFYQAIILLAIKEKLISQIPVEKIRKYRSELIKFIKNNSEIIALRPIIEKEKINNDIKEKLIYSIKSFVKKFILENDIIIDNGQNNDVQFINKK, from the coding sequence ATGTCTATAAAAGCAAGTGATATTTCTTCAATAATTAAACAACAAATTAAAGATTTTAATGTCACATCAGATAAAAAAGAAATTGGTGAAATTCTTACTGTTGGAGATGGAATTGCTTATGTTAGTGGTTTAGAAAATGCCCGTCTAGGAGAGTTGGTAGTTTTTGAAAATGAAAATTATGGACTTGTTTTAAATCTAGAAGAATATGCGGTTGGTGTTGCGATTATGGATGGTTCAAATGATTTAATTGAAGGCCAAAAAGTAAGGAGAACAGGTAAAGTTATTTCGGTAAAAGTGGGAGATCAACTAATTGGAAGAGTATTAAATGGACTTGGAGAACCAATTGATGGTTTAGGGCAAATTACTTCAACAAAAACTAGAAAAATTTTCCAAATAGCTCCTGGGGTTATGACAAGAAAAGAAGTAAATGTTCCTTTAGATACTGGTATTATTACAATTGATAGTATGATCCCGATCGGTAGAGGTCAAAGAGAATTAATTATAGGTGATCGACAAACAGGTAAAACTGCAATTGCTATGGATACAATTATTAATCAAAAAGATAAAGATGTTTTATGTATTTATGTAGCAATAGGACAAAAAAATTCTTCGATTGCACAAATAGTTCAAAAATTAAAAGATCATGATGCAATGAAATACACTACAGTTATCAATTCTAGCGCTAGCGAATTGGCTCCACTACAATATATTGCTCCTTATACAGGAGTTACAATTGCTGAGGAATGAATGGCAAACGGAAAAGATGTTTTAATAGTTTATGATGATTTATCAAAACATGCTATTGCTTATCGTACCTTATCATTACTGTTAAGAAGACCTCCTGGTCGAGAAGCATTTCCAGGAGATGTATTTTATTTACACTCACAGCTTTTAGAAAGAGCTGCAAGAGTAACAAAAGAATTTGGAGGTGGATCAATTACAGCCTTACCAATTGTCGAAACACAAAGTGGAGATATTTCAGCATATATCCCAACAAATATTATCTCAATCACTGATGGTCAAATTTTCACAATTGAGTCTCTTTTTAAAAGTGGCCAAAGACCTGCAATTGATATTGGTTTTAGTGTTAGTCGTGTTGGTAGTGCTGCACAAATTCCTGCTATTAAGAGTTTTGCTTCTTCATTAAAATTAGAATTAGCTCAATATAATGAAGTGAAAGCATTTGCACAATTTGGAAGTGATTTAGATGAAACTACAACAAATATTTTGAAACATGGTCAAAAAATATATGAAATTTTAAAACAATCTCAGTATTCACCAATTTCTCAATTTTACCAAGCAATTATTTTACTTGCTATTAAGGAAAAATTAATATCTCAAATTCCAGTTGAAAAAATTAGAAAATATCGTTCAGAATTGATTAAATTTATTAAAAATAATTCTGAAATAATAGCATTAAGGCCAATAATTGAAAAAGAAAAAATAAATAATGATATCAAAGAAAAATTAATTTATTCAATAAAATCTTTTGTTAAAAAATTTATTTTAGAAAATGACATAATTATAGATAATGGACAGAATAATGATGTTCAGTTTATTAATAAAAAATAG
- the atpD gene encoding F0F1 ATP synthase subunit beta, whose product MKNKGKIIQILGPIVDVKFNENQLPKLLNALTIEFEKTKITLEVAQHIGNDVVRTIAMSSTEGLVRNLEVIDTEAPISVPVGKNVLSHMFNVIGENIDNQSIDPNTEKWSIHRKAPSYEEQTATSEILETGIKVIDLLVPYVKGGKIGLFGGAGVGKTVLVQELINNIAVHHGGLSVFAGVGERTREGNDLYYEMKASGVLDKTALVFGQMNEPPGARMRVALSGLTMAEYFRDELNQDVLLFIDNIFRFTQAGSEVSALLGRMPSAVGYQPTLATEMGQLQERITSTRKGSITSIQAVYVPADDLTDPAPATTFIHLDAQTVLDRNIASLGIYPAIDPLASASRMLSADIVGEEHYKIAREVQRILQKFKELQDIIAILGMDELSDEDKNIVYRARKIRNFLSQPFHVAEKFSGIKGTFVKLSDTLRSFRDILDGKYDDLDESAFLYVGTIEEAKQKHLKNYKGDHVEK is encoded by the coding sequence ATGAAAAACAAAGGTAAAATAATTCAAATATTAGGTCCAATTGTTGATGTTAAATTCAATGAAAATCAACTGCCTAAATTACTTAATGCTCTTACAATAGAATTTGAAAAAACTAAAATAACTTTAGAAGTTGCTCAACATATTGGGAATGATGTTGTTAGAACTATTGCTATGAGTAGCACTGAAGGCTTAGTTAGAAATCTTGAAGTAATTGATACTGAAGCACCAATTAGTGTTCCTGTAGGGAAAAATGTTCTTTCACATATGTTTAATGTTATTGGAGAAAATATTGATAATCAAAGTATTGATCCAAATACAGAAAAATGATCAATACATAGAAAAGCTCCTTCTTATGAAGAACAAACTGCGACTTCAGAAATTCTTGAAACAGGAATAAAAGTTATTGATTTACTTGTTCCATATGTCAAAGGTGGGAAAATTGGGCTTTTTGGTGGAGCAGGAGTTGGTAAAACAGTTCTTGTTCAAGAGTTAATTAATAACATTGCTGTACATCATGGTGGTCTATCTGTTTTTGCTGGTGTCGGCGAAAGAACTCGTGAGGGAAATGATTTATATTATGAAATGAAAGCTTCTGGAGTTTTAGATAAAACCGCTTTAGTTTTTGGTCAAATGAATGAGCCTCCTGGCGCAAGAATGCGTGTTGCGCTAAGCGGTCTTACAATGGCAGAATATTTTAGAGATGAATTAAATCAAGATGTTTTACTATTTATTGACAACATTTTCAGATTTACTCAAGCTGGAAGTGAAGTTTCTGCTTTACTAGGAAGAATGCCTTCTGCAGTTGGATATCAACCTACTTTAGCAACAGAAATGGGACAATTACAAGAAAGAATTACCTCGACAAGAAAAGGTTCTATTACAAGTATTCAAGCAGTATATGTGCCTGCTGATGATTTAACAGATCCTGCTCCTGCAACAACTTTTATTCACTTAGATGCACAAACTGTCTTAGATAGAAATATTGCTTCCTTAGGAATTTATCCTGCTATTGATCCTTTAGCAAGCGCTTCAAGAATGCTAAGTGCTGATATTGTAGGAGAAGAACATTACAAAATAGCAAGGGAAGTTCAAAGAATTTTACAAAAATTCAAGGAATTACAAGATATCATTGCTATTTTAGGTATGGATGAATTGAGCGATGAAGATAAAAATATTGTTTATCGTGCAAGAAAAATTAGAAACTTTTTAAGCCAACCTTTCCATGTTGCTGAAAAATTTAGTGGAATTAAAGGAACTTTTGTTAAATTAAGTGATACATTAAGAAGTTTTAGAGATATTTTAGATGGTAAATATGATGATTTAGATGAAAGTGCTTTTCTATATGTAGGCACTATTGAAGAAGCAAAACAAAAACACTTGAAAAATTATAAAGGTGATCATGTCGAAAAATAA
- the atpC gene encoding ATP synthase F1 subunit epsilon: protein MSKNKTKLIITTPQGYFFNDDVEIVTLKTTEGYIGIQKDSQSLIASIKPSKLFINQINSKDLKICAISGGIAFIDKNEIKIITDAIEFKEDIDLERAKKGKEIIEQKLKKPNLSKSKIEEYNLKIEKANNRINVKNNSDTF, encoded by the coding sequence ATGTCGAAAAATAAGACAAAATTAATTATCACAACACCTCAAGGATATTTTTTCAATGATGATGTTGAAATTGTTACTCTCAAAACAACTGAAGGCTATATAGGAATTCAAAAAGATTCTCAATCATTAATTGCATCAATTAAACCTTCTAAATTATTTATTAATCAAATTAATAGCAAAGATTTAAAAATATGTGCAATTTCTGGTGGGATTGCTTTTATTGATAAAAATGAAATTAAAATTATTACTGATGCTATCGAATTTAAAGAAGACATTGATTTAGAAAGAGCTAAAAAAGGAAAAGAAATTATAGAGCAAAAACTAAAAAAACCCAATTTAAGTAAAAGTAAAATTGAAGAATATAATCTAAAAATAGAAAAAGCTAATAATAGAATAAATGTTAAAAATAATTCAGATACCTTCTAA
- a CDS encoding phosphopantetheine-binding protein produces the protein MKKTRQEIQEIIFQALKSKNASSFVEDSKISEIGIDSLDLVELIIENEEKFLVQVSDDELTKLKSVKEVIDLFDKKINK, from the coding sequence ATGAAGAAAACAAGACAAGAAATACAAGAAATAATTTTCCAAGCATTAAAAAGTAAAAATGCATCATCTTTTGTAGAAGATTCAAAAATAAGTGAAATAGGTATCGATAGTTTAGATCTTGTAGAGCTAATTATTGAAAATGAAGAAAAATTTTTAGTACAAGTTTCAGATGATGAATTGACAAAATTAAAATCTGTTAAAGAAGTTATTGACTTGTTTGACAAAAAAATAAACAAATAA
- a CDS encoding ATP synthase F0 subunit B yields the protein MLELGIFSSNTQNIGQSISERFAGIFPSWPIMLATLVSFTILLVVLTKLIYKPVKKMMKNRRDFIQNNIDESTKQVEKSNELLEKSNIEILDAKIKANTIIKDAQILAEEIKNNSIKDAKDKSKQLLEETKIYIRQQKVLFAKESKKEIVEIAGEMTKKILSESDVKLEDSKFLENLLKNDITK from the coding sequence ATGTTAGAATTAGGAATTTTTAGTTCAAATACTCAAAATATTGGACAAAGCATATCAGAAAGATTTGCTGGTATTTTTCCTTCATGACCGATCATGCTAGCGACTTTAGTTTCTTTTACAATTCTTTTAGTTGTTCTTACAAAATTAATTTATAAACCTGTTAAGAAAATGATGAAAAATCGAAGAGATTTTATTCAAAATAATATTGATGAATCTACTAAACAAGTTGAAAAATCAAATGAATTATTAGAAAAATCGAATATTGAAATTTTAGATGCAAAAATTAAGGCGAACACAATAATCAAAGATGCTCAAATACTTGCAGAAGAAATAAAAAATAATTCAATTAAAGACGCAAAAGATAAATCAAAACAACTTTTAGAGGAAACAAAAATTTATATTAGGCAACAAAAAGTATTATTTGCAAAAGAATCTAAAAAAGAAATTGTTGAAATTGCTGGGGAAATGACTAAAAAAATTCTATCTGAATCAGATGTAAAATTAGAGGATTCTAAATTTTTAGAAAATTTGTTAAAAAATGATATCACAAAATAA
- the atpG gene encoding ATP synthase F1 subunit gamma, with the protein MAELQKLSSRLKSVKVTRKITKAMELVAASKIRRAKESFFSNKEYFQIIQDIFDNLASKTEQIFLKKQMKFDKENNTNSILYIVINSDLGLCGAYNSSIAKEIKKEIKSKDKLFLIGKKGLLFLGKFKTQITNLDKVKEISTNYKNIKKISEKILSMFKSGDYKSIKIVYTKYVNAFTYLPTIKHALPILKSEKNINEATFSNLEFEPDPITIFQKAIPLYFSSLLYSCVLESHVSEVSSRRIAMENATKNADELGDQLKIELNTIRQSKITQEITEIVAGSETEI; encoded by the coding sequence ATGGCTGAATTACAAAAACTTTCTTCAAGATTAAAATCTGTTAAAGTGACAAGAAAAATTACAAAAGCTATGGAATTAGTTGCTGCAAGCAAAATAAGAAGAGCTAAAGAAAGTTTCTTTTCTAATAAAGAATATTTTCAAATTATTCAAGATATTTTTGATAATCTTGCTAGTAAAACAGAACAAATATTTTTAAAAAAACAAATGAAATTTGACAAGGAAAATAATACAAATTCTATTTTATATATAGTAATTAATAGTGATTTAGGTCTTTGTGGAGCATATAATTCTAGTATTGCAAAAGAAATTAAAAAAGAAATCAAATCAAAAGATAAATTATTTTTAATTGGTAAAAAGGGACTTCTTTTTCTTGGAAAATTCAAAACTCAAATCACTAATTTAGATAAAGTAAAAGAGATTTCAACAAACTATAAAAACATTAAAAAAATTTCTGAAAAAATTCTTTCAATGTTTAAAAGTGGAGATTACAAAAGCATAAAAATTGTATATACAAAATATGTGAATGCATTCACATATTTACCCACAATAAAACATGCTCTTCCTATTTTAAAAAGCGAAAAAAACATAAATGAAGCAACTTTTTCTAATTTGGAATTTGAACCAGATCCAATTACAATTTTTCAAAAAGCTATTCCATTGTATTTTAGTTCTTTATTATATAGTTGTGTGCTTGAGAGTCATGTTAGTGAAGTTTCAAGTAGAAGAATTGCTATGGAAAATGCAACAAAAAATGCTGATGAACTTGGGGATCAATTGAAAATTGAACTAAACACAATTAGACAAAGTAAAATTACACAAGAAATTACAGAAATTGTTGCAGGTTCTGAAACTGAAATTTAA
- a CDS encoding F0F1 ATP synthase subunit A encodes MANNTEENILLSQINNWIQPQLISLIFVTLVLILISVVVYFKVKKVKPNESPYGVALLSEQYVTFVDDNFQAITGGKIDKVGPYIFTLITFLVVGNILGIFGLEPITTSYSVPLTLALITWLGTYVIAIIFQKWRKLRKYLKVTLPFILIGEFSPIISLSFRIFGNIIGGSTILFLIYFVTGYIWGFIPIIGQVNLLGAVLAPALNLYFDLFGGLIQAYLFTILTMVFWTLETDIPEKKKKKILRKDIASKTTLENEKKLQLV; translated from the coding sequence ATGGCAAATAATACAGAAGAAAACATATTGCTTAGTCAAATAAATAATTGAATTCAACCTCAATTGATAAGTTTGATTTTTGTAACACTTGTCTTAATTCTTATTAGTGTTGTTGTTTATTTTAAAGTTAAAAAGGTAAAACCTAATGAGTCTCCTTATGGAGTTGCTTTATTATCAGAACAATATGTGACTTTTGTTGATGATAATTTTCAAGCAATTACAGGTGGTAAAATTGACAAAGTTGGTCCATATATTTTTACTTTAATTACTTTTTTAGTTGTTGGAAATATTTTAGGAATTTTTGGTTTAGAACCAATTACTACTTCTTATTCAGTTCCATTAACTTTAGCATTAATCACTTGATTAGGCACATATGTGATTGCAATTATTTTTCAAAAATGAAGAAAATTAAGAAAATATTTAAAAGTTACTCTTCCATTTATTTTAATAGGAGAATTTTCACCAATAATTTCTTTGTCGTTTAGGATTTTTGGGAATATTATTGGCGGATCGACAATTTTGTTTCTTATTTATTTTGTAACAGGATATATTTGAGGTTTTATTCCAATAATAGGTCAAGTAAATTTACTTGGAGCTGTGCTTGCGCCAGCATTAAATCTTTACTTTGATTTATTTGGTGGTCTAATTCAAGCATATTTATTTACAATACTCACAATGGTATTTTGAACTTTAGAAACAGATATTCCGGAAAAAAAGAAGAAGAAAATTTTAAGAAAAGATATAGCAAGTAAAACAACATTAGAAAATGAAAAAAAACTACAATTAGTTTAA
- a CDS encoding F0F1 ATP synthase subunit delta produces MISQNNKGYALALFEIANEELKLEQYFQEVKKLNEIINENEDLVKLLSSKEIQLEKKLKILENIFTNHFTVNINNFLKLIITNNLFIYIKSILKIFLDIASKKLNISYGKIYSSKKLDEKIISNLEKFYSDKLSKKVEMLNLIDTTLIKGIRIEIENTIHENSIKNNIKELQKSILEKEQ; encoded by the coding sequence ATGATATCACAAAATAATAAAGGTTATGCTTTAGCTTTATTTGAAATTGCAAATGAAGAATTGAAATTGGAACAATATTTTCAAGAAGTTAAAAAATTAAATGAAATAATTAATGAAAACGAAGATTTGGTTAAATTGTTAAGTTCCAAAGAAATTCAGCTTGAAAAAAAATTAAAAATTTTAGAAAATATTTTTACTAATCATTTTACGGTAAATATTAATAACTTTTTAAAACTAATAATTACAAATAATTTATTTATTTACATTAAATCAATATTGAAAATTTTTTTAGATATAGCTTCTAAAAAATTAAATATTAGTTATGGAAAAATTTATTCTTCTAAAAAATTAGATGAAAAAATTATTTCAAATTTAGAAAAATTTTATTCAGATAAACTAAGTAAAAAAGTTGAAATGTTAAATTTAATAGATACAACGTTAATTAAAGGTATAAGAATTGAAATTGAAAATACTATTCATGAAAATTCTATTAAAAATAATATAAAAGAGTTGCAAAAATCAATTCTAGAAAAGGAGCAATAA
- a CDS encoding MHO_1590 family protein, translating into MKIKKIWTKIKINWKNYLIFFSPFLITIPVISYFVITSNKNENIKIINFKNPLSFPEIKIEKYNKFLKKNLNGELKIDDSFLVHIIKDILVKFSEHNLDLTYATKIESEKLAFIFFKWDYKNQINTKNFKIELQ; encoded by the coding sequence ATGAAAATTAAAAAAATATGAACTAAAATTAAGATTAATTGAAAGAATTATTTAATTTTCTTTTCCCCATTTTTAATTACTATTCCAGTTATTTCTTATTTTGTAATTACAAGTAATAAAAATGAAAATATCAAGATAATTAATTTTAAAAATCCTCTCTCTTTTCCTGAGATAAAAATAGAAAAATATAACAAATTTTTGAAGAAAAACTTAAATGGAGAATTAAAAATTGATGATAGTTTTTTGGTTCATATTATTAAAGATATTTTAGTAAAATTTTCAGAACATAATCTAGATTTAACATATGCTACAAAAATCGAATCTGAAAAACTTGCATTTATTTTTTTTAAATGAGATTATAAAAACCAAATTAATACAAAAAATTTCAAAATAGAACTTCAATAA
- a CDS encoding MHO_1580 family protein: MLINFNQINQSQIVTQEFKINLASINNGISSDIEKQSIEIKRYLKEDFFAIKTNFISNLNIKKFVEGIQINQKECGNTEILSYDQQKGITFTPQYFKNMKFNDVSKVAHYFNTINSLNESKLHFLSTISIEMQNIKSSFQIFDDHIHFKIPRIFKLTFQSSPNQFGKKLSFYKSEISYHNIIFVPQKWKRNIFNRVVYKVSVFNDDDSNIDRDLKIVSKNLTNVPLENSKSLKTVFKKIESQETYLGHKINGQIEIEDDTFVENNLLYKGISNNSGQGLFISNSFNKDFNSIIDIDLNGLKQGISLGYHQNFKREIEINEKTLKLIEISNNEASLIKMDFFQLHKDLFAKIIQGNYALEEIKKLSFEKKEYEN; the protein is encoded by the coding sequence ATGTTAATTAATTTTAATCAAATAAATCAATCACAAATAGTAACTCAAGAATTCAAAATAAATTTAGCTTCTATTAATAATGGAATTTCAAGTGACATAGAAAAACAATCAATTGAAATAAAAAGATATTTAAAAGAAGACTTTTTTGCAATAAAAACCAATTTTATATCAAATTTAAACATTAAAAAATTTGTAGAAGGAATTCAAATAAACCAAAAAGAATGTGGAAATACTGAAATATTATCATATGACCAACAAAAAGGAATTACTTTCACACCTCAATATTTTAAAAATATGAAATTTAATGATGTCTCTAAAGTTGCTCATTATTTTAATACTATTAATTCTTTAAATGAAAGTAAATTGCATTTTCTTTCAACAATTTCTATTGAAATGCAAAATATAAAATCTTCTTTTCAAATTTTTGATGATCATATTCATTTTAAAATCCCTCGAATATTTAAATTAACATTTCAATCATCTCCAAATCAATTTGGTAAGAAATTATCCTTTTATAAATCTGAAATTTCATATCACAATATTATTTTTGTACCTCAAAAATGAAAAAGAAATATTTTTAATAGAGTAGTTTACAAAGTTTCAGTTTTTAATGATGATGATTCAAACATAGATAGGGATTTAAAAATTGTTTCTAAAAATTTAACAAATGTTCCGCTTGAAAATAGCAAATCATTAAAAACTGTGTTCAAAAAAATAGAATCTCAAGAGACCTACTTAGGTCATAAAATAAATGGGCAAATCGAAATAGAAGATGATACATTTGTTGAAAATAATCTTTTATATAAAGGTATAAGCAATAATTCTGGTCAAGGGTTGTTTATTTCAAATAGTTTCAATAAGGATTTTAATTCAATAATAGATATAGATTTAAATGGTTTAAAACAAGGAATTAGTTTAGGTTATCATCAAAATTTTAAAAGAGAGATTGAAATAAATGAAAAAACTTTGAAATTAATTGAAATATCCAATAATGAAGCAAGTTTAATAAAGATGGATTTTTTTCAATTACATAAAGATCTATTTGCGAAAATTATTCAAGGAAATTACGCTCTAGAAGAAATAAAAAAATTGAGTTTTGAGAAAAAAGAATATGAAAATTAA
- a CDS encoding MG284/MPN403 family protein translates to MNTIKTKQFSEEIIKIQTIPFKDRKKIISNLCLFYKSNKLKSNLKNEELEKTEYENISLFEKILLLLTKEQRYFIKKSFLEDEKFHWSKSYYSKSTFYKKLHDSINNFLFLIYVN, encoded by the coding sequence ATGAACACAATTAAAACTAAGCAATTTTCTGAAGAAATAATAAAAATTCAAACTATTCCATTTAAAGATCGAAAAAAAATAATTTCAAATCTTTGTTTGTTTTATAAAAGTAATAAATTGAAGTCCAATTTAAAAAATGAAGAACTTGAAAAAACAGAATATGAAAATATTTCATTATTTGAAAAAATTCTTTTACTACTTACTAAAGAGCAAAGATATTTTATAAAAAAATCTTTTTTAGAAGATGAAAAATTTCATTGATCTAAAAGTTATTACTCAAAATCTACATTCTACAAAAAATTGCATGACTCAATAAACAATTTTCTATTTTTGATATATGTTAATTAA
- the atpE gene encoding ATP synthase F0 subunit C yields the protein MNDLITNLALPQEVINAAGSNNGAGIGYGLVAVGAGLAMIGALGTGLGQGVSAGKAAEAVGRNPEAEAKIRLMMIIGMGIAETAAIYSLIIAILLIFVY from the coding sequence ATGAATGATTTAATTACAAATTTAGCACTTCCACAAGAAGTTATTAATGCTGCTGGCTCAAATAACGGAGCAGGAATTGGTTATGGCTTAGTTGCAGTTGGAGCTGGACTTGCAATGATTGGGGCCTTAGGTACAGGGCTTGGACAAGGTGTTAGTGCAGGTAAAGCAGCAGAAGCTGTTGGGAGAAACCCTGAGGCTGAAGCAAAAATTAGATTAATGATGATTATTGGTATGGGAATTGCTGAAACAGCTGCTATCTATTCTTTAATCATTGCTATTTTATTAATTTTTGTTTACTAA